Proteins encoded together in one Streptomyces sp. TLI_171 window:
- a CDS encoding carbohydrate binding domain-containing protein, which translates to MTRRARQRRRPIAAVLTAVAALTAGLLTTAPLGVTASAATDTTAASSNTATVFYYTKTRNWSTYNLHWAPDGGSWTTVPGTAMEAACTDWVKKTVDLGTATGLQATFNNGSGTWDNNGGKNYALGTGTVVVKDGVIAHSDPCGADNGGTPSPSPSPSPGQSSSGASATVYYYTKTRNWAAYDLHYAPNGGTWTTVPGVAMEAACTDWVRKTVSLGTANGLQATFNNGSGTWDNNGGRNYALGTGVVTVKDGVVGSTEPCAATSPSPSASTSAGPSASAGASASASASAGASASPSPTPSASSTTPAGNSATVFYSTAVVGWTIVNLHYAPAGGAWTAVPGIGMTLACPGWYKRTVSLGSAATMAATFNNGNGTWDSNNGANYVVPAGISTVQNGKVTGNAADPCAAVVPDTTAPSVPTTVNATATDTSIVLTWEPSTDDTKVTGYQVTRSGGTKGTSVLNVGSTVYSDTGLEARTVYTYTVKAIDAAGNVSAASAAAVATTGDAPPAPTAGQMIGTDPRKDPIYFVLTARFYDGDTSNDRGGNQDVKSGNAANNDPMFRGDFKGLVQKLDYIKGLGFSAVWITPVVLNRSDYDYHGYHGYDFYKVDPRLESAGASYQDLINAAHAKGIKIYQDVVYNHSSRWGAKGLYVPTVYGVRDAQWSWYYDEKQPGFEYDGLTVEPKSGKSYYNGDLWSTTQPAGQTCVGWGNPTQYKSPEGYTIYNCQWPSPTSGMFPSKYFHQCWIGNWEGEDSRSCWLADDLADFNTENADVQNYLIGAYNKYIDMGVDGFRVDTAVHVPRVTWNRRFLPAIQQRVTQDWGPAKAQNFFVFGEVAAFVNDKWNRGSVNHSAQFYTWKERKDYTSDDVQAALDQYNYEEQLGTGNQPTSTNAFLDGNTYHAPDHSKFSGMNIIDMRMHMNFGDAHNAFGNGKDSDDSTNDATYNVVYVDSHDYGPNKSSVRYTGGTDAWAENMALMWTFRGIPTLYYGSEIEFQAGKQIDCGPSCPLATTGRAYYGDHVEGAVTASDFSVVSAASGAVASTLQQPLVKQVQRLNQIRRAIPALQMGQYSTDGVSGGMSFKRRYTDSASGVDSFALVTVTDAATFTGIPNGTYKDAVTGDVRTVANGTLSITAPGKGNLRVYVLDLGGKNAAPGKIGVDGPYLK; encoded by the coding sequence TTGACCAGACGAGCACGGCAGAGGCGGCGCCCCATCGCCGCCGTACTGACAGCGGTGGCGGCGCTCACCGCCGGCCTGCTGACCACGGCTCCGCTCGGCGTCACCGCGAGCGCGGCGACCGACACGACGGCGGCGAGCAGCAACACCGCCACCGTCTTCTACTACACCAAGACCCGCAACTGGTCGACGTACAACCTGCATTGGGCCCCGGACGGCGGGAGCTGGACCACCGTGCCGGGCACCGCCATGGAGGCGGCCTGCACCGACTGGGTGAAGAAGACCGTCGACCTGGGCACCGCCACCGGCCTGCAGGCCACCTTCAACAACGGCTCGGGCACCTGGGACAACAACGGCGGCAAGAACTACGCCCTGGGCACCGGCACCGTGGTGGTCAAGGACGGCGTGATCGCCCACAGCGACCCGTGCGGCGCCGACAACGGCGGCACCCCCTCGCCCAGCCCCTCGCCGAGCCCCGGCCAGTCGAGCAGCGGCGCGAGCGCGACGGTGTACTACTACACCAAGACCCGCAACTGGGCGGCGTACGACCTGCACTACGCACCCAACGGCGGCACCTGGACCACCGTCCCGGGCGTCGCGATGGAGGCAGCCTGCACCGACTGGGTCCGAAAGACCGTCAGCCTCGGTACCGCGAACGGCCTGCAGGCCACCTTCAACAACGGCTCGGGCACCTGGGACAACAACGGCGGCAGGAACTACGCCCTGGGCACCGGCGTGGTGACGGTCAAGGACGGCGTGGTCGGCAGCACCGAGCCGTGCGCCGCCACCAGCCCGAGCCCGAGCGCCTCCACCAGTGCCGGCCCCAGCGCGAGTGCCGGCGCCTCCGCGTCGGCGAGCGCGAGCGCCGGTGCGTCGGCCTCCCCGTCCCCGACCCCGTCCGCCAGCAGCACCACGCCGGCCGGGAACAGCGCCACCGTGTTCTACTCGACGGCCGTGGTCGGCTGGACCATCGTCAACCTGCACTACGCCCCCGCGGGCGGAGCATGGACGGCGGTGCCCGGCATCGGCATGACACTGGCCTGCCCGGGCTGGTACAAGCGCACCGTGTCGCTGGGCAGCGCGGCCACCATGGCGGCCACCTTCAACAACGGCAACGGCACCTGGGACAGCAACAACGGCGCCAACTACGTCGTCCCGGCGGGCATCAGCACCGTGCAGAACGGCAAGGTCACCGGGAACGCCGCCGACCCGTGCGCGGCGGTCGTCCCCGACACCACCGCGCCGAGCGTGCCGACCACGGTGAACGCCACCGCCACCGACACCTCGATCGTGCTGACCTGGGAGCCGTCCACCGACGACACCAAGGTGACGGGCTATCAGGTGACCCGTTCCGGCGGCACCAAGGGCACCTCGGTGCTCAACGTCGGCTCGACGGTCTACTCCGACACCGGCCTGGAGGCGCGCACCGTCTACACCTACACGGTGAAGGCGATCGACGCCGCCGGGAACGTCTCGGCCGCCTCCGCCGCCGCGGTCGCCACCACCGGTGACGCCCCGCCGGCGCCCACGGCCGGCCAGATGATCGGCACCGACCCGCGCAAGGACCCGATCTACTTCGTGCTCACCGCCCGGTTCTACGACGGCGACACGTCGAACGACCGGGGCGGCAACCAGGACGTGAAGTCCGGCAACGCGGCCAACAACGACCCGATGTTCCGCGGCGACTTCAAGGGCCTGGTGCAGAAGCTCGACTACATCAAGGGCCTGGGCTTCTCCGCGGTCTGGATCACCCCGGTCGTCCTCAACCGCTCCGACTACGACTACCACGGCTACCACGGCTACGACTTCTACAAGGTCGACCCGCGCCTGGAGTCGGCCGGCGCCTCCTACCAGGACCTGATCAACGCCGCTCACGCCAAGGGCATCAAGATCTACCAGGACGTGGTCTACAACCACAGCTCCCGGTGGGGCGCCAAGGGCCTGTACGTGCCAACCGTGTACGGCGTCCGGGACGCCCAGTGGTCCTGGTACTACGACGAGAAGCAGCCCGGCTTCGAGTACGACGGCCTGACCGTCGAGCCGAAGAGCGGCAAGTCGTACTACAACGGCGACCTGTGGTCCACCACCCAGCCCGCCGGACAGACCTGCGTGGGCTGGGGCAACCCGACGCAGTACAAGAGCCCCGAGGGCTACACCATCTACAACTGCCAGTGGCCGAGCCCGACGTCGGGCATGTTCCCGTCCAAGTACTTCCACCAGTGCTGGATCGGCAACTGGGAGGGCGAGGACTCGCGCTCCTGCTGGCTGGCCGACGACCTGGCGGACTTCAACACCGAGAACGCCGACGTCCAGAACTACCTGATCGGCGCGTACAACAAGTACATCGACATGGGCGTGGACGGCTTCCGGGTCGACACCGCCGTGCACGTCCCGCGGGTCACCTGGAACCGCCGCTTCCTGCCCGCGATCCAGCAGCGCGTCACCCAGGACTGGGGTCCGGCCAAGGCGCAGAACTTCTTCGTCTTCGGCGAGGTCGCGGCGTTCGTCAACGACAAGTGGAACCGCGGCTCGGTCAACCACTCCGCGCAGTTCTACACCTGGAAGGAGCGCAAGGACTACACCAGCGACGACGTGCAGGCCGCCCTCGACCAGTACAACTACGAGGAGCAGCTCGGCACCGGCAACCAGCCGACGTCCACCAACGCCTTCCTGGACGGCAACACCTACCACGCGCCCGACCACTCGAAGTTCTCCGGCATGAACATCATCGACATGCGGATGCACATGAACTTCGGTGACGCGCACAACGCCTTCGGCAACGGCAAGGACTCCGACGACTCCACCAACGACGCCACCTACAACGTGGTGTACGTCGACAGCCACGACTACGGGCCGAACAAGTCCAGCGTGCGCTACACCGGAGGCACCGACGCCTGGGCCGAGAACATGGCGCTGATGTGGACCTTCCGCGGCATCCCGACCCTGTACTACGGCTCCGAGATCGAGTTCCAGGCCGGCAAGCAGATCGACTGCGGCCCGTCCTGCCCGCTCGCCACCACCGGTCGCGCCTACTACGGCGACCACGTCGAGGGCGCCGTCACCGCCTCCGACTTCTCGGTGGTCTCCGCCGCCAGCGGCGCCGTCGCCAGCACGCTGCAGCAGCCGCTGGTCAAGCAGGTGCAGCGGCTCAACCAGATCCGCCGGGCGATCCCCGCCCTGCAGATGGGCCAGTACTCCACCGACGGCGTCAGCGGTGGCATGTCCTTCAAGCGCCGCTACACCGACTCCGCCAGCGGCGTCGACTCCTTCGCCCTGGTCACCGTCACCGACGCCGCCACCTTCACCGGCATCCCCAACGGCACCTACAAGGACGCCGTCACCGGTGACGTCCGCACCGTCGCCAACGGCACCCTGTCCATCACCGCCCCCGGCAAGGGCAACCTGCGGGTGTACGTGCTCGACCTGGGCGGCAAGAACGCCGCGCCCGGCAAGATCGGCGTCGACGGGCCGTACCTGAAGTAG
- a CDS encoding helix-turn-helix domain-containing protein, which translates to MSLTHTGVTTTPAELAPCGREDHPDCGIRDVLDRIGDKWSVLVIVELAGGPRRFRELQRGVDGISQRMLTLTVRRLERDGLVLRTVYPTVPAQVDYRLTGTGAGLTHLVKALADWSLAHRAVIAEARHAYDLAHPDHDIR; encoded by the coding sequence ATGTCACTCACGCACACCGGGGTAACCACGACCCCCGCCGAACTCGCCCCCTGCGGACGCGAGGACCATCCCGACTGCGGCATCCGCGACGTCCTGGACCGCATCGGGGACAAGTGGTCGGTGCTCGTGATCGTCGAACTCGCCGGCGGGCCGCGCCGGTTCCGGGAGCTCCAACGCGGCGTCGACGGCATCTCCCAGCGCATGCTCACCCTCACGGTGCGCAGGCTCGAACGCGACGGCCTCGTGCTGCGCACCGTGTACCCGACCGTGCCCGCCCAGGTCGACTACCGTCTGACCGGGACCGGGGCCGGCCTGACCCACCTGGTCAAGGCCCTTGCCGACTGGTCCCTCGCTCACCGTGCTGTCATCGCCGAAGCGAGGCACGCGTACGACCTGGCGCACCCGGACCACGACATCCGCTGA
- a CDS encoding NAD(P)H-binding protein, with amino-acid sequence MILVTGANGNLGSATLATLRARGIVATGGSRTPAEGMRRLDFDDRPGLDLAGVSTLVLVSAGYAEDDRVVGRHAAVLDAAVRDGVRHVVYTSLTGAGDHLGFALAHRATERLVRASGVPWTILRNGLYAELFGALLMWTGEGMESAFGDGALAAVAREDLADAAATVAADPAPHSGRSYELVGTPVTAAQVADRLGVPHRTIGLGEYRRRLLDETAGLLPFQPPMLASIATGIRHGFLGGTSPDLARLLGRPVRDPLAAAVAVASAARPEARG; translated from the coding sequence ATGATCTTGGTGACCGGAGCGAACGGAAACCTCGGCTCGGCCACGCTCGCCACGCTGCGTGCTCGCGGCATCGTCGCGACGGGCGGCAGCCGCACGCCGGCCGAGGGGATGCGGCGTCTCGACTTCGACGACCGCCCGGGCCTCGACCTCGCCGGTGTGTCGACCCTGGTGCTGGTCTCCGCCGGCTACGCCGAGGACGACCGGGTCGTCGGGCGGCACGCGGCAGTCCTGGACGCCGCCGTCCGCGACGGCGTCCGCCACGTCGTCTACACGAGCCTGACCGGTGCCGGCGACCATCTCGGCTTCGCGCTCGCGCACCGTGCGACCGAGCGGCTGGTGCGGGCGAGCGGAGTGCCGTGGACGATCCTGCGCAACGGCCTGTACGCCGAACTCTTCGGCGCCCTCCTGATGTGGACCGGCGAGGGGATGGAGTCCGCGTTCGGCGACGGTGCGCTGGCCGCGGTCGCGCGCGAGGACCTCGCCGACGCCGCGGCAACCGTTGCGGCGGACCCGGCACCGCACAGCGGGCGCAGCTACGAGCTCGTCGGCACACCGGTCACGGCCGCGCAGGTGGCCGACCGGCTCGGCGTGCCGCACCGCACCATCGGTCTGGGCGAGTACCGGCGCCGGCTCCTCGACGAGACGGCGGGGCTGCTGCCGTTCCAGCCGCCGATGCTCGCCTCGATCGCCACCGGCATCCGACACGGCTTCCTGGGCGGCACCTCCCCCGACCTGGCCCGCCTGCTCGGCCGTCCGGTCCGTGATCCGCTGGCCGCGGCCGTCGCGGTTGCCTCGGCCGCGAGGCCGGAAGCCCGCGGGTAG
- a CDS encoding CdaR family transcriptional regulator produces the protein MGTELTAAPADSATRLAGHLLARLPALTAETVRRIRDSMSVYRSAGPLPAGDLTESVRSNIEFTLRRLGHEEELCLEAPRRTGRLRAEQGVPLATVQSAFRIGFAHLWETMAAESLRHGLASSEDLVQMATYVWRFNEESTTAMMNAFNETAALLMVRRDQERSALVDVVLRGGMGNPGSVLEAADMLTLPYDGTFAVVVAHAPGLARQALPDIEPTLREHDMGSAWRLTPDAHIGIVSMRAAAAIDQLVDTLRQQTVRRAGVSPCYTRLDQTPQALHLAQVALASSARPDETVTLFDDNPLPMLVASAPSTASRIGNQVLGPVMELPDSQREQLLSTMATWFAVDGSADKAAKLLYCHPNTIRYRLRRIEQLSGRSFERRLDSAELYIALQAVLHLPGVVRDPLE, from the coding sequence ATGGGCACCGAACTCACCGCCGCGCCGGCCGACTCGGCCACGCGACTGGCCGGCCACCTGCTGGCCCGACTGCCGGCGCTCACTGCGGAAACGGTCCGCCGCATCCGCGACAGCATGAGCGTCTACCGCTCGGCCGGCCCGCTGCCCGCCGGCGACCTCACCGAGTCCGTCCGCAGCAACATCGAGTTCACCCTGCGCCGGCTCGGCCACGAGGAGGAGCTCTGCCTGGAGGCCCCGCGCCGCACCGGGCGGCTGCGCGCCGAACAGGGCGTTCCGCTGGCCACGGTGCAGTCCGCGTTCCGGATCGGCTTCGCCCACCTGTGGGAGACCATGGCCGCCGAGTCGCTGCGCCACGGCCTCGCCTCCAGCGAGGACCTGGTGCAGATGGCGACCTACGTGTGGCGGTTCAACGAGGAGTCGACCACCGCCATGATGAACGCCTTCAACGAGACCGCGGCGCTGCTGATGGTCCGCCGCGACCAGGAACGCTCCGCGCTGGTCGACGTGGTGCTGCGCGGCGGCATGGGCAACCCCGGCTCCGTGCTGGAGGCCGCCGACATGCTCACCCTGCCGTACGACGGCACCTTCGCCGTGGTCGTCGCGCACGCCCCCGGCCTGGCCCGGCAGGCCCTGCCCGACATCGAACCCACCCTGCGCGAGCACGACATGGGCTCCGCCTGGCGACTCACCCCCGACGCGCACATCGGCATCGTCTCGATGCGGGCCGCCGCCGCGATCGACCAGCTGGTCGACACCCTCCGGCAGCAGACCGTCCGGCGGGCCGGTGTCAGCCCCTGCTACACCCGCCTCGACCAGACCCCGCAGGCGCTGCACCTGGCGCAGGTCGCGCTCGCCAGCTCCGCCCGCCCCGACGAGACCGTCACCCTGTTCGACGACAACCCGCTGCCGATGCTGGTCGCCAGCGCCCCCTCCACCGCCTCCCGGATCGGCAACCAGGTGCTCGGCCCCGTGATGGAACTGCCCGACAGCCAGCGCGAACAGCTGCTCTCCACGATGGCCACCTGGTTCGCCGTCGACGGCTCCGCCGACAAGGCCGCCAAGCTGCTGTACTGCCACCCCAACACCATCCGCTACCGGCTCCGCCGGATCGAGCAGCTCTCCGGCCGCTCCTTCGAACGGCGGCTGGACTCCGCGGAGTTGTACATCGCCCTGCAGGCGGTGCTGCACCTCCCCGGCGTGGTCCGCGACCCACTGGAATGA
- a CDS encoding SsgA family sporulation/cell division regulator: MECPAELCLDLVMDLLLSPEEAFPVPARLGYSPDDPYAVHVAFHVDSTQPIGWFFARDLLVQGLLRPTGLGDVRIWPAVVDGRRTVTLMLCSPEGDAFLQAPAAQLAAWVRRTLRAVPPGGAAERDRVDRALDALFAANA, from the coding sequence ATGGAATGCCCCGCCGAGCTGTGCCTCGACCTGGTGATGGACCTGCTGCTGTCGCCCGAGGAGGCCTTCCCCGTCCCGGCGCGACTCGGCTACTCCCCCGACGACCCGTACGCGGTTCACGTCGCCTTCCACGTCGACTCGACGCAGCCGATCGGCTGGTTCTTCGCCCGCGACCTGCTGGTCCAGGGCCTGCTGCGCCCCACCGGCCTGGGCGACGTGCGGATCTGGCCGGCCGTGGTGGACGGCCGCCGGACGGTCACCCTGATGCTCTGCTCCCCGGAGGGCGACGCCTTCCTGCAGGCCCCCGCCGCCCAGCTGGCGGCCTGGGTGCGCCGCACCCTGCGGGCGGTCCCGCCGGGCGGCGCGGCCGAACGCGACCGGGTGGACCGCGCCCTGGACGCCCTGTTCGCCGCGAACGCCTGA
- a CDS encoding ABC transporter permease codes for MSAAPAAPHAASAEQGPVGPELGLLLVPPRARTGWRVVPARVLAMCTVELQKLRHDRTELYTRAVQPALWLLIFGETFTRLKAIPTGGIPYLDYLAPGIIAQSAMFIAIFYGIMIIWERDSGVLTKLLVTPTPRAALVTGKAFAAGVKAVIQAAVVVLLAAVLGVGMTWNPLRLLGVAAAVVLGSAFFACLSMTIAGIVLTRDRLMGIGQAITMPLFFGSNALYPVDLMPGWLQAVSRANPLSYQVDALRGLLIGTPSHLALDFGVLALATAVGITAASGLLGRLAR; via the coding sequence ATGTCCGCCGCACCCGCCGCACCGCACGCCGCGTCGGCTGAACAGGGGCCCGTCGGGCCGGAGTTGGGACTGCTGCTGGTGCCGCCGCGGGCCCGCACCGGCTGGCGGGTGGTGCCCGCCCGGGTGCTCGCGATGTGCACCGTCGAACTGCAGAAGCTTCGGCACGACCGCACCGAGCTGTACACCAGGGCGGTGCAGCCGGCCCTCTGGCTGCTGATCTTCGGCGAGACCTTCACCCGGCTGAAGGCCATCCCGACCGGCGGCATCCCCTACCTGGACTACCTGGCGCCCGGCATCATCGCGCAGTCCGCGATGTTCATCGCGATCTTCTACGGCATCATGATCATCTGGGAGCGGGACTCCGGGGTGCTGACCAAACTGCTGGTCACCCCGACCCCGCGGGCCGCACTGGTCACCGGGAAGGCGTTCGCCGCGGGCGTCAAGGCGGTGATCCAGGCGGCCGTGGTGGTGCTGCTCGCCGCCGTGCTCGGCGTCGGCATGACCTGGAACCCGCTGCGGCTGCTCGGCGTCGCGGCGGCGGTGGTGCTCGGCTCGGCGTTCTTCGCCTGCCTGTCGATGACCATCGCGGGCATCGTGCTCACCCGCGACCGCCTGATGGGCATCGGCCAGGCCATCACCATGCCGCTGTTCTTCGGCTCCAACGCGCTGTACCCCGTCGACCTGATGCCGGGCTGGCTGCAGGCCGTCAGCCGGGCCAACCCGCTCAGCTACCAGGTCGACGCGCTGCGCGGCCTGCTCATCGGCACCCCGTCCCACTTGGCGCTGGACTTCGGCGTGCTCGCCCTGGCCACCGCCGTCGGCATCACCGCGGCCTCCGGACTGCTCGGCCGGCTGGCCCGCTGA
- a CDS encoding ATP-binding cassette domain-containing protein has protein sequence MSGERQSAVDCRGLTYTFHRGRGKAQAARAVDGVDLVVRAGEVFGLLGPNGAGKTTTIRAITTLLPTARGMVRVFGHDCAAERGEVRRLLGYVPQQLSADAGLTGRENVALFARVFDVPRAERAERVAQALAAVDLTEAADRMAGTYSGGMVRRLELAQALVSAPRLLVLDEPTIGLDPIARAGVWERVEAVRRATGMTVLVTTHYMDEADRHCDRIALMDRGRIRALGTPEELKAQVRAEDPAQPEPTLDDVFRHFSGRALSNDTGEGDFGDVRRTRRTARRVG, from the coding sequence ATGAGCGGGGAGCGGCAGAGCGCCGTCGACTGCCGGGGGTTGACGTACACCTTCCACCGCGGCCGGGGGAAGGCGCAGGCCGCCCGGGCGGTGGACGGGGTCGACCTGGTGGTGCGGGCCGGCGAGGTGTTCGGGCTGCTCGGGCCGAACGGCGCGGGCAAGACCACCACGATCCGGGCGATCACCACGCTGCTGCCGACGGCGCGCGGCATGGTGCGGGTGTTCGGCCACGACTGCGCCGCCGAACGCGGCGAGGTGCGCCGCCTGCTCGGCTACGTGCCGCAGCAGCTGTCCGCGGACGCCGGTCTGACCGGCCGGGAGAACGTGGCGCTGTTCGCCCGGGTCTTCGACGTGCCCCGGGCGGAGCGGGCCGAGCGGGTCGCCCAGGCGCTGGCCGCGGTCGACCTGACCGAGGCCGCCGACCGGATGGCCGGCACCTACTCCGGCGGCATGGTCCGCCGCCTGGAGCTGGCCCAGGCACTGGTCAGCGCACCCCGGCTGCTGGTGCTGGACGAGCCGACCATCGGCCTGGACCCGATCGCCCGGGCAGGCGTGTGGGAACGGGTGGAGGCGGTGCGCCGCGCCACCGGCATGACGGTGCTGGTCACCACCCACTACATGGACGAGGCGGACCGGCACTGCGACCGGATCGCCCTGATGGACCGGGGCCGGATCCGCGCCCTCGGCACCCCGGAGGAGCTGAAGGCACAGGTGCGGGCCGAGGACCCGGCCCAGCCGGAGCCGACCCTGGACGACGTGTTCCGGCACTTCTCCGGCCGCGCGCTGAGCAACGACACCGGGGAAGGAGACTTCGGAGATGTCCGCCGCACCCGCCGCACCGCACGCCGCGTCGGCTGA
- a CDS encoding MarR family winged helix-turn-helix transcriptional regulator, protein MSEHEQPDPGGPDAEEFSALLVGIQRLIRRQLRAGLEQPRLRGAQVELLRLVADSPGLRVSDAAAELFLAGNSVSTLVNQLVGQGLLRRETDPADRRAALLYVTEEAVERLAAWRARRTALVGEVAAELPPAQRAALVAALPALRAVAAGLRARAGGDASAEAGEGSVAS, encoded by the coding sequence GTGAGCGAACATGAGCAGCCGGACCCCGGCGGGCCGGACGCCGAGGAGTTCTCGGCGCTGCTGGTCGGCATCCAGCGGCTGATCCGCCGTCAACTGCGGGCCGGACTGGAGCAGCCGCGGCTGCGCGGCGCCCAGGTCGAGCTGCTGCGGCTGGTCGCGGACAGCCCCGGCCTGCGGGTGTCGGACGCCGCGGCGGAGCTGTTCCTGGCCGGCAACTCGGTCTCCACCCTGGTCAACCAGCTGGTCGGGCAGGGCCTGCTGCGCCGCGAGACCGACCCGGCGGACCGCCGGGCCGCGCTGCTGTACGTCACCGAGGAGGCCGTCGAGCGGCTCGCCGCCTGGCGGGCCCGGCGCACCGCCCTGGTCGGCGAGGTGGCGGCCGAACTGCCGCCGGCGCAGCGGGCGGCGCTGGTCGCGGCGCTGCCCGCGCTGCGCGCGGTCGCGGCGGGGCTGCGGGCCAGGGCGGGCGGCGATGCGAGCGCGGAGGCCGGTGAAGGGAGCGTGGCGTCATGA
- a CDS encoding transglycosylase SLT domain-containing protein, with protein MAAGFGVELGELAKIQRDFQQIQQRMGELNKQTGQIKSAMARAVATDVTAGLLGNVLGAGLVIEQVRERVGAITERMAALEATKKQLTENLAEDAKKLGSVLKQYQEAEKRAHEGVDKPGKGTHPGRPKSPNQPGQHKPGGGQGGHHGGTHPSQPKSPNQPGGHHGNDPKTEISTAGKIATGDVTYGGKGKFGSGEAACRDYIAKALDAMGVTDPAAREAWTKGMLTIAKRESSYNAPTSQVNLWDTNAHGAKQADGAPLNSSRGGWQTIPSTFAAYHVKGTSTDIYDPVANVAASMNYIRSRYHVSPDGHDLASKVQQADPNRSPRGY; from the coding sequence ATGGCAGCGGGTTTCGGCGTCGAACTGGGCGAACTGGCGAAGATCCAGCGGGACTTCCAGCAGATCCAGCAGCGGATGGGTGAACTCAACAAGCAGACCGGCCAGATCAAGTCGGCGATGGCCAGGGCGGTCGCCACCGACGTCACGGCCGGCCTGCTCGGCAACGTCCTCGGGGCCGGCCTGGTGATCGAGCAGGTGCGCGAGCGGGTCGGCGCGATCACCGAGCGGATGGCGGCGCTGGAGGCCACCAAGAAGCAGCTCACCGAGAACCTCGCGGAGGACGCGAAGAAGCTCGGCAGCGTGCTGAAGCAGTACCAGGAAGCCGAGAAGCGCGCCCACGAGGGCGTCGACAAGCCGGGCAAGGGCACGCACCCGGGCCGGCCGAAGAGCCCGAACCAGCCGGGCCAGCACAAGCCGGGCGGCGGGCAGGGCGGCCACCACGGCGGTACCCACCCGAGCCAGCCGAAGAGCCCGAACCAGCCCGGCGGGCACCACGGCAACGACCCGAAGACCGAGATCTCCACCGCCGGCAAGATCGCCACCGGCGACGTCACCTACGGCGGCAAGGGCAAGTTCGGCAGCGGCGAGGCGGCCTGCCGCGACTACATCGCCAAGGCGCTGGACGCGATGGGCGTCACCGACCCGGCGGCCCGCGAGGCCTGGACCAAGGGCATGCTGACCATCGCCAAGCGCGAGTCCTCGTACAACGCGCCGACCTCGCAGGTGAACCTCTGGGACACCAACGCGCACGGTGCGAAGCAGGCCGACGGCGCGCCGCTGAACAGCTCGCGCGGCGGCTGGCAGACCATCCCCAGCACCTTCGCGGCGTACCACGTCAAGGGCACCTCGACGGACATCTACGACCCGGTGGCGAACGTCGCGGCCTCCATGAACTACATCCGCAGCCGCTACCACGTCTCGCCGGACGGCCACGACCTGGCGTCCAAGGTGCAGCAGGCCGACCCGAACCGCTCGCCGCGCGGCTACTGA
- a CDS encoding GlsB/YeaQ/YmgE family stress response membrane protein, translating to MFQLLWILLIGFVLGVIAKLILRGPQAIPWWLTMLLGALGALLGNLVAGWIGVRHTGGIDWIRHLLQIGFAVALVAFVAPAWSKSRTSR from the coding sequence ATGTTCCAACTCCTCTGGATTCTGCTGATCGGCTTCGTCCTGGGTGTGATCGCCAAGCTGATCCTGCGCGGGCCGCAGGCCATCCCGTGGTGGCTGACCATGCTGCTCGGTGCACTCGGCGCCCTGCTCGGCAACCTGGTGGCCGGCTGGATCGGCGTCCGCCACACCGGGGGCATCGACTGGATCAGGCACCTCCTGCAGATCGGCTTCGCCGTGGCCCTGGTCGCCTTCGTCGCCCCGGCCTGGAGCAAATCCCGCACCAGCAGGTAG